From one Acidibrevibacterium fodinaquatile genomic stretch:
- a CDS encoding ABC transporter substrate-binding protein, whose protein sequence is MSFGRRVFLGAAATFAAARLRQAAAEAPRPGGVLRISAYGDITSFDPATGRSGEDHVQLYPLYDTLIDYDFTTLTARPRLATSWTFLDSKTLVLDLRPAVLFHDGTACDAAAVKYNLDRVRSYPRSNIKADVDAIDAVETRGTQQVVLHLKRPDTALPLVLSDRAGMMVSPTAFEKYGEAFDRNPVGAGAMRFVEWRDKDRTVYARNEKYWQPGRPYLDGIRFALISDLQTGLRSVITGENDFIYALTPQQMMLARRSRDLVTSASPTLFCQLLFFNYGRGPMADARVRQAINYAIDRKTFDQASALDLYQIADMLLPKEHWAYDATLAGHYTHDPVRARALLAEAGYRDGITLDLMAYNDQASQQRAEILIEQMKAAGITLRMKSGALPEITGQFFSGKIGDMLLAAWTGRPDPSLSYALMFGKSGYFNPGGAETPGLEDALAATRVSEAPNVRKGAFATVQKIVIDEALCAPLLFQSQLVAHTTKVQGWQPTLLGKPRFDDVFLSG, encoded by the coding sequence ATGTCGTTCGGACGGAGAGTCTTCTTGGGTGCGGCGGCGACATTCGCTGCGGCGCGCTTGCGCCAGGCCGCAGCGGAGGCACCGAGGCCAGGTGGCGTGCTTCGGATTTCGGCATACGGCGACATCACGTCATTCGATCCGGCGACCGGACGCTCGGGCGAGGATCACGTGCAGCTCTATCCGCTCTATGACACGCTGATCGATTATGATTTCACGACACTAACGGCGCGTCCCCGTCTCGCCACCTCATGGACTTTCCTTGATTCAAAAACGCTCGTTCTTGATCTTCGCCCCGCTGTGCTGTTCCATGACGGCACGGCATGCGATGCGGCGGCTGTCAAATACAATCTCGATCGCGTGCGTAGCTATCCACGTTCGAATATCAAAGCCGATGTCGATGCCATTGATGCTGTTGAAACACGCGGCACACAGCAGGTCGTGCTGCACCTCAAGCGGCCGGATACCGCCTTGCCGCTCGTACTCTCAGATCGCGCCGGAATGATGGTATCACCTACGGCGTTCGAGAAGTACGGTGAAGCCTTCGATCGCAATCCAGTCGGGGCCGGGGCGATGCGCTTCGTTGAATGGCGTGACAAGGATCGTACGGTTTATGCCCGCAACGAAAAATACTGGCAACCGGGCCGCCCTTATCTTGACGGTATCCGCTTTGCCCTGATCTCGGATTTGCAGACGGGGCTTCGTTCGGTAATAACCGGCGAGAATGATTTCATCTATGCTTTGACACCGCAGCAAATGATGCTCGCGCGCCGCAGTCGTGATCTCGTCACCTCGGCTTCCCCAACCTTGTTCTGCCAATTGTTGTTTTTCAACTATGGCCGCGGGCCAATGGCTGACGCGCGGGTTCGTCAAGCGATCAATTATGCGATTGACCGAAAAACATTTGACCAAGCTTCCGCGCTCGATCTCTATCAGATCGCCGATATGCTTTTGCCTAAAGAGCACTGGGCGTACGATGCAACGCTCGCCGGGCACTATACGCACGATCCGGTGCGCGCTCGTGCACTGCTTGCTGAAGCCGGATATCGCGACGGCATTACTCTTGATCTTATGGCGTACAACGACCAGGCATCGCAGCAGCGTGCCGAGATTTTGATTGAGCAGATGAAAGCCGCTGGTATTACTTTGCGCATGAAAAGTGGTGCGTTACCGGAGATCACTGGCCAGTTTTTCTCGGGAAAAATCGGCGATATGCTGCTCGCGGCCTGGACTGGTCGACCTGATCCCTCGCTCAGCTACGCGCTGATGTTTGGCAAGAGCGGTTATTTTAATCCCGGCGGCGCTGAGACGCCAGGGCTTGAGGACGCGCTCGCGGCGACACGTGTGAGCGAGGCACCCAATGTCCGCAAAGGAGCCTTTGCGACGGTGCAGAAGATTGTTATCGATGAAGCGCTTTGCGCGCCGCTTCTATTCCAATCGCAGCTCGTGGCGCACACCACGAAGGTGCAGGGCTGGCAGCCGACATTGCTCGGCAAGCCGCGGTTTGATGATGTTTTCCTGAGCGGCTGA
- a CDS encoding ABC transporter permease subunit produces the protein MIRGLSQRMRRQPIAALAMLWLTGLVVLGFLAPWLAPASPTVQNPAEILLPPNAQHWLGTDDLGRDVLSRLIYGSPVALTASLLAVSVAALIGVPLGLLAGFAGGWIDMLIGRIIDAMLSFPAIILAVGITGALGAGLIDGMIAVGVVFAPVLARLARAETRLVRAEPYVEAARGFGASTLYLLRRHILPNVAEPLIVQITLLLAQALLAEASLSFLGLGAQPPAPSWGAMLARAYAYMEIAPEQMYAPGLAIVFTSLAFNRLGEALRAALDPRENPSGDFIDANPATTVLPDRRV, from the coding sequence ATGATACGTGGCCTATCCCAACGAATGCGGCGTCAACCGATAGCGGCTTTGGCTATGCTTTGGCTGACGGGCTTGGTGGTGCTTGGCTTCCTCGCGCCTTGGCTCGCCCCCGCTTCGCCGACGGTGCAAAATCCCGCCGAGATATTGCTTCCGCCGAATGCGCAACATTGGCTTGGTACTGACGACCTGGGCCGCGATGTACTGAGTCGCTTGATTTATGGCAGCCCGGTCGCACTCACGGCAAGTCTTCTTGCCGTTTCCGTCGCGGCATTGATCGGCGTGCCGCTGGGATTGCTGGCTGGATTTGCCGGCGGCTGGATCGACATGTTGATTGGCCGTATTATTGATGCCATGCTGTCGTTTCCGGCAATCATCTTAGCGGTTGGGATCACTGGGGCGCTGGGTGCTGGCTTGATCGATGGCATGATCGCGGTTGGTGTGGTCTTTGCCCCGGTCCTAGCCCGCCTCGCGCGCGCAGAGACGAGGTTGGTGCGCGCAGAACCCTACGTCGAGGCAGCGCGCGGGTTTGGGGCGAGTACACTCTACCTACTGCGCCGGCATATCCTACCCAATGTCGCCGAGCCGCTAATCGTACAAATAACCTTACTACTGGCCCAGGCCCTTTTGGCCGAAGCGAGCTTGAGTTTTCTTGGTCTCGGCGCGCAGCCGCCGGCGCCGAGCTGGGGGGCGATGCTGGCCCGCGCCTATGCCTACATGGAGATCGCCCCCGAGCAAATGTATGCGCCGGGATTGGCGATTGTGTTTACATCGCTCGCCTTCAACCGCCTCGGGGAAGCGCTGCGTGCCGCGCTTGATCCACGTGAGAACCCGAGCGGCGATTTTATCGACGCCAATCCAGCTACAACAGTTTTGCCAGATCGGCGCGTTTAA
- a CDS encoding ABC transporter permease — MAGAWREFAQRVAAMVPAALLATLLVFALLHLVPGDPAVTLAGENASAARITEIRHLTGLDRPLTVQYLVWLNGVLHGDLSHSLLSGMPVAQAIAEKLPLSLFIVVLAIGFALVLGIPLGILAATHAGSIMDGAVSALAALGVALPNFWLAMILVALFAIDLHWLPATGAVPLRDNPSQALRHATLPALALAAGGMAEVARQVRGALTFVLRAPFVRTLHAKGLPAAAIVWRHGMRNIAALLLTLVALLFNRMLGATVVIETVFAIPGIGSTMVEAAVGKDFPMVQGVVLVMALLVIVSNLLVDLVIGWIDPRGRRSVGP; from the coding sequence ATGGCGGGCGCGTGGCGTGAATTCGCTCAACGGGTCGCGGCAATGGTGCCGGCGGCGCTGTTGGCGACGCTTTTGGTATTCGCTTTGCTGCATCTCGTACCCGGCGATCCGGCAGTGACGCTGGCCGGGGAAAACGCCTCGGCTGCGCGCATCACTGAGATCCGTCATCTGACCGGCCTCGACCGTCCGCTCACGGTGCAGTATCTCGTTTGGCTGAATGGCGTGTTGCATGGAGATCTTTCGCACTCGCTATTGTCTGGCATGCCGGTTGCGCAGGCGATCGCGGAAAAGCTACCGCTCAGCCTATTTATTGTAGTTCTGGCGATAGGTTTCGCGCTGGTTCTCGGTATCCCTCTCGGCATTTTGGCCGCGACACATGCCGGCTCGATCATGGATGGTGCGGTTTCTGCGCTTGCCGCACTCGGTGTCGCACTGCCAAACTTCTGGCTGGCGATGATATTGGTTGCGTTGTTTGCGATCGATCTGCATTGGCTTCCGGCGACTGGCGCAGTGCCGCTGCGCGACAATCCGTCGCAAGCGTTACGTCATGCCACACTGCCGGCGTTGGCATTAGCGGCTGGCGGCATGGCAGAGGTCGCGCGCCAGGTACGCGGTGCGCTAACTTTCGTGCTGCGCGCGCCCTTCGTACGCACTTTGCACGCCAAGGGACTGCCGGCAGCGGCGATCGTTTGGCGGCACGGGATGAGAAATATTGCAGCACTCTTGCTAACCCTGGTCGCTTTGCTGTTCAACCGCATGCTCGGTGCGACTGTCGTGATCGAAACGGTGTTTGCCATTCCAGGGATCGGCAGCACGATGGTCGAAGCTGCCGTCGGCAAGGATTTCCCAATGGTCCAAGGCGTTGTGCTGGTGATGGCGCTATTGGTAATCGTAAGCAACTTACTCGTTGATCTTGTCATCGGTTGGATCGATCCACGTGGACGGCGGTCGGTTGGACCATGA
- a CDS encoding ABC transporter ATP-binding protein yields MILSAPGNSCSPILAAENLSVHFPLGRHGETLKAVDGVSFKVARGEIFGLIGESGSGKSTLGRALVCLQRLSGGILRHHERDPFSLSRSALRRHRRSFQMVFQDPHAALNPRQTIGASLHEPLDIAGEGTPATRAARVSSLLDAVELPTSLLNSHPHELSGGQKQRVNIARALALSPALLVCDEIVSALDPSVQAGILNLLIDLQRQFNLSLIFITHDLSVVGHIADRIAVMYLGRLMEFGPAEALMAVPLHPYTAALLDAEPRFTTSKRSRPRALTGEMPSPVAPPSGCRFRSRCPEADAGCAAAPPEWRELAPGHFVACHYAKPRPISAETRGG; encoded by the coding sequence ATGATCTTGAGCGCGCCTGGAAATAGTTGCTCTCCCATTCTGGCCGCGGAAAATCTCTCAGTCCATTTCCCGCTCGGTCGGCACGGTGAGACGCTAAAGGCGGTCGATGGCGTAAGCTTCAAGGTTGCCCGCGGCGAGATTTTTGGTCTTATTGGTGAATCTGGTTCAGGCAAATCCACGCTGGGTCGTGCATTGGTCTGCCTCCAGCGCCTATCCGGAGGCATTCTACGCCATCACGAGCGAGACCCCTTTAGCTTGTCGCGATCAGCCTTGCGTCGGCATCGCCGCAGTTTCCAAATGGTTTTCCAGGATCCGCACGCCGCACTCAATCCACGTCAGACTATCGGCGCGAGCCTCCATGAGCCTCTCGATATCGCTGGCGAGGGAACACCCGCAACGCGCGCTGCGCGGGTCTCTTCTTTGCTGGATGCAGTTGAGTTGCCGACCTCGTTGCTGAACTCGCATCCGCACGAACTCTCGGGCGGGCAGAAACAGCGGGTAAATATCGCGCGCGCGCTGGCGCTTTCGCCGGCTTTATTGGTGTGCGATGAAATCGTCTCCGCGCTCGACCCTTCAGTACAGGCCGGCATTCTCAATCTTCTGATTGATCTGCAGCGCCAGTTTAATTTGAGCCTGATCTTCATTACGCATGATCTCAGTGTGGTGGGCCATATCGCTGATCGCATTGCGGTCATGTATCTTGGTCGACTTATGGAATTCGGCCCGGCTGAGGCGCTGATGGCTGTGCCGCTACATCCCTATACCGCCGCTCTCCTCGACGCCGAACCACGTTTTACAACATCCAAGCGATCAAGACCGCGGGCGCTTACGGGCGAGATGCCGAGCCCCGTCGCACCGCCTTCGGGCTGTCGCTTTCGTAGCCGCTGTCCTGAGGCCGATGCCGGCTGCGCGGCTGCGCCACCGGAATGGCGTGAGCTTGCACCAGGGCATTTTGTAGCGTGCCATTACGCCAAACCGCGGCCGATTTCGGCAGAAACAAGGGGAGGATGA